The sequence AGAGCTTGCACCAGCCTGCAACCCAGGTCTCTGAATCCCAAGCCCCCCACCTTTTCCATGACACTGTGCAAAGTCAGTGGTCCTTGTGCATTTCCAGTTATTGCTCAGGGCCTCATAAAGCACAACACAGAAAGCCGAATCCAGAACATCCACTTTGGGGACAGACTGAATGCCTTGGCACAAGTGGCCCCAGGGATGGTGGGCTGGCTAATCAGCGGCAGGAAACACCAGCAGCAGCAAGAGAGCAGGTGAGACCCTGAGTTCCATCCCTGGCCCTGGAACTCTTTATAGAGCTCTAGATCGAAGGGTGGAGCTGATGGGGGGCTGGGGAGGTTCAAGGCCTGTAAAGAGGGAAGGTAGGAAGATTGAAAGAAGAGAAGGTGGAAGGCCCACACGAGGAAGAGTGGGGGCCCAGCTGCACAAATCAAAACTGTGTGGCACTGTTAGGGCCACTCTGGGGCAGCTTGCAGTCCAGGGCTCCCGCACCTGACTCTTGCCCTCAGAGCATCTGTAAAAGAATCACACTCCAAATCCCATTGCCAGGCCCTCTTTATAGACGGGACAGTCTTGTTTCTCAGCAGGAAGCCTTACCTGTTCTGAGGTCCCTCACCCTTGCGGGGCCTCTGCTCTTTCCTTGTGCAGCATCAACATCACCAACATGCAGCTGGACTATGGTGGGATCCAGATGTCATTCCATAAGGAGTGGTTCTCGGCAAACATCTCGCTTGAATTTGACCTTGAATTGAGACCGTGAGTCATACAGAAGCAGCATCTGAGAGGTGCTAGCCCTCCTTGCAGGGAACCTGGGAAATCCAGATCTTTCTGATCCCAACCtaaattcaaatcctggcttccaaagccacttgctgtgtgaccttgggcaagtcacttcgcctctctgagccttggtttcttcaccTGAAATGTGGATTACAATCATTAGTCAGTGGAAGGAAGTCATTTGCTCATTCAAACCTATGAGAGTTCACAACAACTGGGcttgataaaaagagaaagggagaactGCTGTAATCATCTCATCGCCCCTGCTCACCATCCTCCTGTTCAAACTATCCTTTGACATCCACTGCCCCCAAGAAAGGGAGGATGCAGCTAAATGGGAAAGATTTTTGAAACAGAGATTAGCTCTCAACGTTTGAATTTCCAAAGGCCTATTTAAGGGATTTTCAAAGTTACTCTGGCTAcagctgttttctctttaatCACTGACTTCGGGATTTAACTGGGCCTAGTTTGTTGAAAGGACTCAGAGTGCCAGGGGAAGCCCTGACAGTGGACAGTGCCCATCTTTGCCAACACGGAGATTTCtactctttctctacctcctccccttgcccttcctcctcctcctttctcatcTGCAGGCCCTTCGATAACAACATCATAAAGATGTGTGCACACATGAGCATCGTTGTGGAGTTCTGGCTGGAGAAAGACGAGTTTGGCCGGAGGGATCTGGTGATAGGCAAATGCAATGCAGAGCCCAGCAGTGTCCACGTGGCCGTCCTCACCGAGTAAGACCCCAGCTGCCCCTCCCCAGAGCTGGGCCTCCTTCCTGACAAGCCCCAGCTGCAGCGTCACTTCCTGACCATCTCCTAAATTAGTCCAAAGCAGATCTTATCCTTCCCCCAGGATCTGCTCTTCCTCCCGTGTTCCCAACCGTGATGACCCTACCACCCTCCCAGAAGCCAGATTCTTCTCCCTCCCTACTCCTCAGGCCCATCATCACCAGTTCCCATTAATGACTTCCTAGTAGCCCTCAGGTTCTCTCTTTCATCTCCATCTCCTACTCCACTACCCGGAGCACTACAAGAGCCTCCTCCTGGCTTTCCCGGATGTCCCCTCCTACTCTCCATTCCCCATCCTGCAGCAGAAATAACTTTCTAACACAGAAATTTGGCCATGCCCAAGCCCCTTCTCCAAAGCCTCCAGTGGTTCCCAGTGCCCTCTGGATAAAGAGCAACTCCCAAATTTCACTCAAGGCGCTGCTTGTCCTCCCCTGCCAACTTTTCAGCCCTTTGTCCTCCACCACACACCACGCATTTTTACACCActgtgcctttgcacatgctgatcctgttgcctggaatgcccttcccatCTTCCCTGAAGCTCCTCCTTATCCCTCATTCATTCGTATGTTTCCCAAAAATCTACTGTATGCCAGCACCACACCTGATGCTAGGGATACAGTGGTGAACAAGACACAAAATACAGCTTTAATAAAGCTCCATAGATTGGCTGACCAAGTCTTTCAATTTCAACTGACTGTAAGTCCCTTGAAGGCAAGATTTGTGCCTGATTTATCTCTGTAATTCTGGAATGCTGAAAGCAATGAAGACCTCAGTGGATGTCTGATCATTTGTTCATCAGATATTCATTGTACCAGACATTCATGGGAGGACAGTGTAAGGGAAAGACTCTGGAATCTGGTGCTCTATTGCCATGTTTCTTATATAACCagcacttattagctgtgtgaccttgggcaaggtccAAGCTACCCCTTTGACGATCACTGACAATGATACTTCTGGCATGGGGCTGAGTGAGTATTAAAAGACTGTGGAAGGCGTACTCAACACATACCTCCTGGCTTTAATGTTGCCTAGAttgctctgttctgttctgtacCTCTACCTTTCTTTCTAGGGCTATCCCACCAAAGATGAAACAGTTCCTCCACAACCTCAAAGATAACCTGCAAGAAGTTCTCCCACAACTGGTAGAAAGTCAAGTAAGTTTAGAAAAAACTTTGCATCTTGAGCAATCTTGAGTCCCAGGGTCAAGGCATATCCACTGGCAATTTAGCAAAGGATTTCAAACATTGGGTTTTGGAGCTTGAAATATCTCAATTTGAAACTTCAGGTTGGCCATGAGTTTTGTCAGGCTATCCTTGAGCAAGAGACTttgcctccctgagcctcagtgttcCCACCTGTAGTATGGGAACCACCACAGTCCCTGTCTTATATGATGAGGATTTGTGGAGACAAAGCGTGGAAGTGTTGTGCATGACACTGAGCAGGTAGTTGGCGCTCACTACCAGGGAGCCACTCTGGCCATGATTCCTACTAGAAAAATCCCATGGATTTAAAGTCTCCTGCCACAGGCACTTCAGTTTTCCTCTTCCAGCCCCTGACCTGATCCTTCTCTCTGTGCTGATGGTCCAGGTATGTCCTCTGATCGGTGAAATCCTCGGGCAGCTGGATGTGAAACTGTTGAAAAGCCTCATAGGTGAGTGTCTGGTCCATCCAGTGAGGACTCCTTAGGACTGGCAAGGGGCTGAAAGAGGTACCCCTGTCCCTGGAGCCCCCAGGGAGGCCTGCTAAGGGGCATCTGCATGTGCTGTGAGAACACTTTAGAGGTGACCATATTATGATGACCACACTGTCCCCCAAGAGAGCTGGGACAGCAGAACGTACCCCTACCAAGCAGGCTGTGCCCTGCCAAGTCGCTGAAGTCATCAGGTTACCAGGGATTCTAGCTTCTCCCAAGATCTCCACCCAATCCAGTAGGGAGCACTGGTCCCACCCCAAACCTGAGACCATCTCTACTCCAGTTACAGATAAACAGTTACAGTCCCTGCTCATATAGAGCTCATAGACTAGTAAAGTGAAGACACCAAGAAGCAAATAATTCAGCATCATTTGGGGAGGGTTTTCATGTGAACACTCCCGACACCCGCCTTTGGTCACCATGGATAGATGATGGTTTCCCTTCAGTGTGGGAGTTGGGAGGTGGGCACGCTGGTGACAGATGCTACCTTTTCTCTTTACAGAACAGGAGGCTGCTTATGAACCAACCCACCATGAATCCAGCCAACCCTCTGCATGCCAGGCTGGGGCGCCCCCCAGCTGACTACTGCTGATCAGAAGGAAAGTCCACATCTTGGGACCTTAAGTCTCCCTTAGAGTGGGGCTTCTGCTACCCTAAAAACTTTGCCCCAGACCCTGTGGACATCCCATCCTCTCCCACAATAAACTCTAGCTCTGAAGGATGCACAGGTCCCTCCCACCTGGGCCCTGGGGTTTAGGTCTAGAAGTCAGACCTGATGAAGTATCCTCCTGAGAACAAATATCCCTACGGTTGCTCATCAGCCCAGAAATGCCgacaaaaaaaaatgcagggaGGGGCTTGTTGAGAGTTctcattctctcattctttcattcCATATTTACTGGGCACCTAATATGTGTCAAGAATACTGCTGGGCTCCAAGGGGGTGTAGAGAAAGGGTGAGAGAGTGGAAAAGTGAAACCATGGGTGCCAAACACACCTGAGCTCACCTTCAATTCGGCCCAACTGGCAGTTCCATGAGGGTGTAGGTGCCATGCAGCATGGTGACCCATGCCCCAGCATACAGCTGGCACAGAGTgcgtgctcagtaaatatttgtggctCAATGAGTGGTTGGATTCTAGTCTTAGGCTCCACTAGCTGCATTTGGGACAAAGCTTGTTACCTTTCTGTCTtcatcatttgcaaaatgggaatagAAATCTTGCAAGATGTGGAACAACAGAAGCCATCCAACGCTGCTGGTGCGAGATCAGTTCTACCACCACTTTATAAGGCATCTCTTAAAGTTAAACATAGGCTTGCTTTacaactcagcaattccactacttAGTGTATTCTCAGCAAAAATACATGCACGTGTGGAGCAAAAGGCAAGGAAGCTGGTAGCAGCAACGTTCATCATAACCCCAAACTCAGCATCCCCCCATGCCCatcaaaagaatgaataaatagaatgGGCAAATATCTTGTGGGATGGGCACCCACTGGAATCTCTATAGTGATGGAAATGACCAAAAATTGCCCACAGCCACATGGACGAATCTCATAAACAGAATGTTACATGAAAGAAGCCATAGGCAAAAGGGCACGTGTTGCATCTCCCATTTATGTGAGTCCCAAAACAGCAAAACTAATCCGTGGCACCAGAGATAAGATAGTGGTTACCTTGGGGCAAGGGTTAGATGCTAAGAGGGCATTGAAGGGGGCTTCAGGAGAGCTTATAACATTCTGTTTCCTGATCTAGGTGCTGGGTATGGGAAGGGATGTTTGGTTTCTGAAAACTCATTGAGCTATTTACATATATGCATTTTTCTTACGTGTAATGCACTTTAAcaattttgcaataaaaatattggccggttgtgatggctcacacctgtaatcccaacactttgggaggctgaggctggaggattgcttgaggccaggagttcgagatcagcctaggcaatgcagcaagaccctatgtctacaaaaagcTTGAAAACTTAGCTGGAGGTAGCAGCACGCATCTGTAGTcaccactacttgggaggctgaggcagggggattgcttgagcctaggagttcaaagttacagtgagctatgattgcaaaactgcactccagcctggtgatagagcaagactttgtcactCTAAAAAGtccatatatgtatttataacgCAGGATGCTTGTAAGGAGTAAAGCCATGAAAAACCATTTGCAGTATATTTCATATGTGATGGGTTCATGGAAAATGCTTATTAAATGTCACTTaatccagccaggcacagtggctcatacctgtaatcccagctctttgcgaggccaaggtgggtggatcatttgagctcaggagtttgagaccagcctggccaacatggtgaaactccgtctctactaaaaatacaaaaattagccaggcatggcgattttgttgcctgtaattccagttactcaggaagctgaggcaggagaattgcttgaacccaggaggcagaggttcagtgagccaagttcattccactgcactccagtctgggcaacagagtgaggctccatctcaccaaaaaaaaaaaaaaaaaaaaaaagtcatttaatcCATTGTTAATGATTTGACTGTTGATTATTCAATTATTAAATATGGATTCCCACTCTCCTCCAACCAAGAGTTGAAAAAGCAACCTGAGAAATcaagggaaaataaaacacacatattAATCACAGTAGCACACACATTAAGCACTTGTTATATCCAGAGCTTTTTGGTGCTCAGAGCTTACATCCAGCATCTTATCAATGCCTCCCAGCAACCCCACCAGATACAAAATTTCAGCTCACTTTATACATGAGAAGCCTGAGGCTTGGAGAATAAAGtcacttgtctaaggtcacacttAAGGAAATGGCCACATTGACTGCACTCAGGCAGCCAGCTCTAGAGCCCACGCTCTCAACCACCGTCAGTCCTCCCTCCCAGTCTTCCCTTCCTTCCAACACCCCCCAcccaaccacacacacactcacgcacacacacacacggtgggGACTGATGAAATATGTGTTCAGTGGGACTGACAAGCTCAAATAAGGAAATGTCAACAGCTCAGAGATGAGAATAGGGCAGGAGAATCTCACATCTCTGTCTTTGAATTCAAGCTCCCTAATCCGAAATGCTTCACCGGGGATTTGCAACCCTAAACGCTAATGTTCCCCTTGCCAGCCGTGAGCTTGTGGGGTTCTTCCTGCTCATGATTCAAAGAGCAAACAcaggaggcccaggcctggtCCCCAACAAGGCTACCTGGTTCACTGGTGAAGGCAGCTTTTGTCTGCCTTCCTCCTGACCGTTTCTGGGCTGGCGCAGGGCTCCCTGTAGGGACCTCCTTGGGTTTCTggcattctgttttcattttaaggTTCATGGAGCACAGACTCATTACATTTCCTCCTGGAAGGGCTTGTTGGACAATGGACCTCTATTAGGATACTGGGGTTCACACTGGGGGATGGTTTAAGGCTCC comes from Macaca fascicularis isolate 582-1 chromosome 10, T2T-MFA8v1.1 and encodes:
- the BPIFA3 gene encoding BPI fold-containing family A member 3 isoform X2, producing MCPLWRLLILLGLLALPLALRKQPWSGLAQAHRDNKSTLARIIAQGLIKHNTESRIQNIHFGDRLNALAQVAPGMVGWLISGRKHQQQQESRPFDNNIIKMCAHMSIVVEFWLEKDEFGRRDLVIGKCNAEPSSVHVAVLTEAIPPKMKQFLHNLKDNLQEVLPQLVESQVCPLIGEILGQLDVKLLKSLIEQEAAYEPTHHESSQPSACQAGAPPS
- the BPIFA3 gene encoding BPI fold-containing family A member 3 isoform X1, translated to MCPLWRLLILLGLLALPLALRKQPWSGLAQAHRDNKSTLARIIAQGLIKHNTESRIQNIHFGDRLNALAQVAPGMVGWLISGRKHQQQQESSINITNMQLDYGGIQMSFHKEWFSANISLEFDLELRPPFDNNIIKMCAHMSIVVEFWLEKDEFGRRDLVIGKCNAEPSSVHVAVLTEAIPPKMKQFLHNLKDNLQEVLPQLVESQVCPLIGEILGQLDVKLLKSLIEQEAAYEPTHHESSQPSACQAGAPPS